A window of Clostridium sp. 'White wine YQ' contains these coding sequences:
- the sugE gene encoding quaternary ammonium compound efflux SMR transporter SugE, with protein MKWLFLILAGLFEVWWAIGLKYSQGFTKFIPSVLTVAGMIASFYFLSLALKNIPLGTAYAIWTGIGTVGTVILGIILFKEPFEIIRLICIGFIIVGIVGLKIVSPS; from the coding sequence ATGAAATGGTTATTTTTGATTTTAGCTGGTCTATTTGAAGTATGGTGGGCTATAGGGCTTAAATATTCGCAGGGATTTACAAAGTTTATTCCAAGTGTTCTTACAGTAGCAGGGATGATAGCAAGTTTTTATTTTTTATCTTTAGCATTAAAGAATATTCCATTGGGAACAGCTTATGCAATTTGGACAGGTATCGGTACAGTAGGTACTGTAATTTTAGGAATTATACTTTTTAAAGAGCCTTTTGAAATTATTAGGTTAATTTGTATTGGGTTTATTATTGTTGGGATAGTAGGATTAAAGATTGTGTCTCCAAGTTAA
- a CDS encoding GNAT family N-acetyltransferase, translating into MGHINFTPFPILETERLLLRRVEKPDAKYIFRLRSDETYCKFTGIKKYKDINEAIKYIDRLHKDIASSECILWSIDIKNTDEYIGGISLWNIKEEKQSEIGYDLLPEFRGEGYIQEAIKAVISYAFNELNFDKIVAEEVRTENIKSMKILEGNGFKIIKKYEVVTKDGNKEERADYSLLRNEF; encoded by the coding sequence ATGGGACATATAAATTTTACCCCATTTCCTATATTAGAAACTGAAAGGCTGCTATTAAGAAGAGTTGAAAAACCTGATGCTAAATATATATTTAGACTTCGTTCAGATGAAACATATTGCAAATTTACAGGAATTAAAAAGTACAAGGATATTAATGAAGCTATAAAATACATAGATAGACTTCACAAGGATATTGCTAGTAGTGAATGTATCTTATGGTCAATTGACATTAAAAATACAGACGAATATATTGGTGGGATTAGTTTGTGGAATATTAAAGAAGAAAAGCAATCAGAAATAGGATATGATCTTCTTCCTGAATTTAGGGGAGAAGGCTATATTCAAGAAGCTATAAAAGCAGTAATTAGCTACGCATTTAATGAATTGAACTTTGACAAGATTGTAGCAGAAGAAGTGAGAACAGAAAATATTAAATCAATGAAAATCTTAGAGGGAAATGGATTTAAAATTATTAAGAAATATGAAGTTGTGACTAAAGATGGTAATAAGGAAGAGAGAGCAGATTATTCATTATTAAGAAATGAATTTTAA
- a CDS encoding potassium channel family protein yields the protein MKNEKSLSTAYEVILALLSLTVILLLIVELSYDLDNETTLLFNVINNIILLVFIIDYMVRFYLAENKKKFFRSNIIDLIAIIPFNSAFQAARLLGFTKILKFTYLFKFLRILRIISLLLKLKKHLHKFIRTNNFHYMLVITFLTLLIGTLGIYYTEGLSLGNSLWWSFVTITTVGYGDISPSTPIGRVLASILMLVGIGFLSMLTGTIATFFLKKNSTSYKDETIQNICAKLENFDELTEEDIENIHKTLLALKR from the coding sequence ATGAAAAATGAAAAATCTTTAAGCACAGCTTATGAAGTTATACTTGCGTTACTCTCTTTAACTGTTATATTACTACTTATAGTAGAATTATCCTATGATTTAGATAATGAAACCACTTTACTCTTTAACGTTATCAATAATATTATCTTATTGGTTTTTATAATAGACTATATGGTTAGATTTTATTTAGCCGAGAATAAAAAGAAGTTTTTTAGGAGTAATATTATTGATTTAATAGCTATAATCCCTTTTAATTCTGCATTCCAAGCGGCTAGACTTTTGGGGTTTACTAAAATATTAAAGTTTACTTATCTGTTTAAGTTTTTAAGAATACTTAGAATTATAAGTTTACTTCTAAAGCTAAAAAAACATCTTCATAAATTTATTAGAACTAATAATTTTCATTATATGCTTGTAATAACGTTTTTAACGTTATTAATTGGAACACTTGGAATTTACTATACTGAAGGACTAAGCTTGGGTAATTCTTTGTGGTGGAGTTTTGTTACAATTACTACTGTAGGCTATGGAGATATATCTCCTTCTACTCCTATCGGGAGAGTCCTTGCAAGTATACTTATGTTAGTTGGTATTGGATTTTTAAGCATGCTTACAGGAACAATTGCAACTTTTTTTCTAAAGAAAAATAGTACAAGCTATAAAGATGAAACTATTCAGAATATCTGTGCAAAGTTAGAAAACTTTGATGAGCTTACTGAAGAAGATATTGAAAATATACATAAGACGTTATTGGCTTTGAAGAGATAG